Proteins encoded together in one Tripterygium wilfordii isolate XIE 37 chromosome 14, ASM1340144v1, whole genome shotgun sequence window:
- the LOC120014096 gene encoding serine carboxypeptidase-like, which translates to MSTTFVNILLSLSLFDFFFTSSFAYSNRHFLSSTTTISPTQKAEMLITSPNLFSKDNSSIIKDNPLVHDVPRLVEKKLKFPLLYDDPSIEDLGDYAGYYSLPHTVGARMFYFFFESRNSENDPVVIWLSGGPGASCAIALFYENGPFHIKDNISLKWNDYGWEKASNIIYVDQPTGTGFSYTTDYQKDIRHNLIGVSNDLYYFLQEFFMAHPQFVQNDFFITGQSYAGHYAPALASRICQGNKKGQDIHINLKGLAIGNGLTNLKIQYQELPEYAYKQESLIEESDYIRIKELVPKCESSIDACVITGREDPCIAAYVACDRILNEIIAAAGNINYYDIRKKSVGSLNYDFSNLENFLNMQSVKEALGVGDISFVLSNTMVFDALIREWAKNFAVGIPKLLSDGIKVLIYAGDQDLMCNWVGNLRWVSKMKWYGREEFEKVSRVSFVVDGEEAGLVRNYGPLTFIKVYKAGHLVPMDQPKIALRMIQNWMTGNLIH; encoded by the exons ATGAGTACTACTTTTGTTAacattcttctctctctctctctctttgatttcttctttacCTCATCATTTGCATATAGTAACCGCCACTTTCTTTCATCGACAACCACCATTTCACCCACCCAAAAAGCAGAAATGCTCATAACATCACCCAACTTGTTCTCTAAGGATAATAGTAGCATTATCAAGGATAACCCTTTAGTCCATGATGTTCCAAGACTAGTTgagaagaaattaaaatttcCTCTTCTTTATGACGACCCTTCTATTGAAGATCTTGGTGATTATGCTGGTTATTACTCGCTTCCGCATACGGTAGGTGCGAG AATGTTCTACTTCTTCTTTGAATCACGAAATAGCGAGAATGACCCAGTTGTGATATGGTTAAGTGGAGGACCTGGAGCCAGTTGTGCTATTGcattattttatgaaaatggTCCTTTTCATATCAAAGACAACATTTCTCTCAAATGGAATGATTATGGTTGGGAAAAg gcatcaaatattatatatgttgatcaaCCTACTGGAACAGGTTTCAGCTACACAACTGATTATCAGAAAGATATACGTCACAATCTAATTGGTGTCAGTAATGATTTGTATTACTTCTTACAG GAATTTTTTATGGCACATCCTCAGTTTGTTCAAAATGATTTCTTTATAACCGGACAATCTTACGCTGGACATTATGCTCCAGCACTGGCTTCTCGAATCTGCCAAGGAAATAAAAAAGGACAAGATATTCATATAAATCTTAAG GGACTTGCTATCGGCAATGGATTGACAAATCTTAAAATTCAATACCAAGAATTACCGGAATATGCTTATAAACAAGAAAGTTTAATTGAAGAATCAGATTACATACGTATAAAGGAATTGGTTCCAAAATGTGAATCATCTATCGATGCTTGTG TCATCACGGGTAGAGAAGATCCTTGTATTGCTGCGTATGTTGCTTGTGATAGGATACTAAATGAGATCATTGCCGCTGCTGGGAATATAAAT TATTATGATATTAGAAAGAAGAGTGTGGGTTCTCTTAACTATGACTTCTCAAACCTGGAGAATTTTTTGAATATGCAATCAGTAAAGGAAGCTTTAGGAGTTGGAGATATATCATTTGTCTTATCGAACACCATGGTATTTGACGCATTGATTAGAGAGTGGGCAAAGAATTTTGCCGTTGGAATTCCTAAGCTACTTTCGGATGGAATCAAGGTCCTTATCTACGCAGGAGATCAGGATCTAATGTGCAATTGGGTTG GAAATCTTCGGTGGGTATCTAAAATGAAATGGTATGGAAGAGAAGAGTTTGAGAAAGTTTCACGTGTTTCATTTGTTGTTGATGGTGAGGAAGCAGGACTAGTGAGAAACTACGGACCTCTCACTTTCATCAAG GTTTATAAAGCTGGTCACTTGGTTCCAATGGATCAACCAAAAATTGCGCTCCGAATGATCCAAAATTGGATGACAGGAAACCTTATTCATTAA
- the LOC120014668 gene encoding serine carboxypeptidase-like, giving the protein MQSVKDVLGAEKSFASFSHPVYEALKGDCVKNSDEGNPALLDAGIKLLIYVGDEDLMCDWIGNFRWVLELNWSGKEGFARSLVIQFIVDDELVGLLTKYGPLTFMKVFRADHMAPMDQPKAALHMIQSWIVRDFD; this is encoded by the exons ATGCAATCAGTAAAGGATGTTCTGGGCGCGGAGAAGTCATTTGCATCTTTCAGCCACCCGGTATACGAGGCATTGAAAGGGGACTGTGTGAAGAATTCTGATGAAGGAAATCCTGCTTTACTTGATGCGGGAATCAAACTCTTAATCTATGTGGGAGATGAAGATCTAATGTGCGACTGGATCG GAAATTTTAGGTGGGTTTTAGAGTTGAATTGGTCTGGCAAGGAAGGATTTGCAAGAAGTTTAGTTATTCAATTTATCGTTGATGATGAACTAGTAGGATTATTGACCAAATATGGACCCCTCACTTTCATGAAG GTTTTTCGAGCTGATCACATGGCTCCGATGGATCAACCAAAAGCTGCTTTACATATGATACAAAGTTGGATTGTTAGGGACTTTGACTGA